The Candoia aspera isolate rCanAsp1 chromosome 13, rCanAsp1.hap2, whole genome shotgun sequence genome includes the window TGAAAATCTGTCAGGCCTGCTCTTAAATTAATTTCTTCTTAAATCACATAATGTAGCTTAGCACGTGATCTCAGCAAAGTGTATGTTTATAATTTCCAGGCACAGTAAAAAGCTTAACATCTTTCCCCTCTCAACAGCTAAAAGAAGGAACCGTTTTTGTCTTGTTTGAAGACCAGAAAAGACACACATTTGGAATGGTGTAAGTTCCCAAGAGAGAACAGTAGCATTGccggaccagggtttctcaacctcagcaactttaagatgggtggacttcaactcccagaattggtatgctggatggggaattctgggatttgaagtccacccatcttaaagttgctgaggttgagaaaccctgtgctagacCTTGAAGGTCCTATAGTTTAAGACTCTTTCTCCCTGCTCTTTGCTGATGGCAAATCTTCTGAAAGATTAAACACCCAAGAAAATGGCTCATTCACAGACACTTATGGCTAAGGCACAGAATTGTGTAAGGAAAGCCAGATTAAAAATATCCATAACTAGTTTTACCTATTAACTATTCCTCATGAGCAACAACAGCCCAAGACTCACCAAAACAGTTGAACTCCCGTTTTAATAGTGGATCTTAGAAACCACAAGTTTCCAACAGAATGCTctgctgttacaggtagtccttgacttacaaccacaactgggaccgaaATTTCTGTtcctaagcgatgcagttgtaaagtgagacaccacatgactgcatcatttagtgacagcaatcctggcactccacATTGCCGTCATTAAGCGAATTCCACCTgtcattagctgaggacccaccccaatccaagccattccaggcgtggtccctcccagccccgagcctcagtaaggtaaggggcTGCCTCCAACTCCCCGCACCCATCTATCTCCCCCCCCGATCTCTGCCCTTGCAGCACACCTGCCTtgcggggcagcaagcagccccaaaaCCACACAGCTCTGGGGCTGTTTCCCCGCCCTGGGAAGCCACAGCTGCCCCAGCCACAGTCACCTTCGCCACAGTGCACTCCGAGACCCCTGCCCCCTGCGCTCCACCGCCCCAGCtcaccttcgccatcttcttgctcccgctgctgatgaggcgtTCCCAGCTTTGgtttggctgcaaaaaaaaaaaaaagcccaaagcagcCTCTGCTTGAAATTGGGGTGACAGAGCACAGGGCGGCAGGGGGCCagaagggcatagatgggggagagagaggtgGGTGAGAAGCACCCCTGCGGGCAGGATGCCAAgcgtctgaattttgatcacgtgaccatgggggtgctgcaacggctGTCACTTCggggaccggttgtaagtccctttgttcagcaccaccgtatcttcgaacagtcactgaatgaatggtcgtaagtcgagaacTATGTGTAATAATACTAGGGTTTTCATACCACCAGTGATACCTGTTCATAGACTTGAAATGCTTTACAAAAGGTAGGACTCTCATGTTTCGAATGACTCCACCATTTGCCCTCCTCCATTACttgattaataaaaaatatttattacacaAATCCTTTTTACTGACAAGTTAAAATGGAGCCTCATCTTTCATATCTCCCTGAAGATTGCCACCTTACGAGAttgaaaatattcattaaattcCACCATCTGACAGGCCCAAACGAGAGGGCGATTGTTTTTGAGTGTGCAAATAGAATCATTGGCAAAGACGTTTCTTTGGATATCATTAACAGAACAATTGCAGAACATCTCCAGGGGGTCCTCGTGACCTTTGCTCAGCATCTCTTCATCATCTATCAAGAATTATCAGTACCTAATATGCATGCCGAGACCAATTTTAAGGTGAGGTGTTAATTAACTAACGATCCCAGTTAAATTTCTGTTCAAGCACAGAAAACACCTCATGCTGTATTATAAGCAAGTGCTAAACCATCCTGGGTTCTGCTCGTAGCAGCACATATTTTACAGCATGTAGGTCAATATTGTGAGATTCCCAGTGAATGTATTAGTTAAATTTAAGAGTTTGGGGTATGGAAGCATGGTTTAGCTTGGGCTGAGAGCGATTGGTGctgtgtatttgttttaaaaaaatcccttctctaGCGTGAATGGCTAGCTCCAGAGGAAATTAGATTTTCATTTTGCATATATCCACTCTTGGATTTGCTAATTGGAGAGGCAAAATATGCTCTCCTCCCCAAAGACTTCTCCTATTGATTCATCAAATGAAACTGTTGAGATGTTTGAAATATTAAAACTCATCCATTAGGAGGAGGCAAATAAATAGGCCCATTTATGTTCCGAAAGCCATTCATGGGTGATGGCTGTAAGCCCAGCACTCGCACTTGGACAGTCTCTGCCCAATATTATGGGTATTGAAGCAAGACTCAACTGGGTTTGTGCATCTACCACTTTGGGAGCCCTAGTGGGGTGCTACAGTTGAAGAACTGGGCATCTCCGGAGACATTTTTATCAGGAGTGGTGGTGCTTTGTGAATGGCCACCCAGCAGTAGCTCAGCTCCAGTCGGCCTCTGTTATATTTCCAACCTGTGCTGCCCACTGTCAATGTTAAGCATTGCATTTTGCGTGCTacagcatggtggtggcttggttCCTATTGCAAATGTCCAGGTGCTGCCAATTAAACCCACCCAGAGAGAGTGGGCAAAGGTTAGGGGGGGGGGCGGGTGGCCCAGTGCCAGCAGCAATAATGAATGATGAGCTGGAAGGCAGTGGTCCATCTCAACCCCAGGGATGGCACCGTGAAGAAGGCCCACACACACGCAGGTGTCCACAGGGGATgtcaaaaagtaaagatggccTCTTGATTGTGTGGCCATGGCCTCCGTAACAGCTTACGTGACACCACTCCACCCTGGTTGACATCTCTGCATGCATGCCTGGCACTGATTCTAGCATATACTTAGTACTTCAGGCAGGTGGGATTCTGAAAGATGAAGCCCAGTCTACCTGAATGGAAACAAGTCCAAAAATTAGAAGATGCCATTTGCCAATCCAGGCAACCTGTTAATTCTTTGTAAAGATTCTGGAAAATGTTGAAGTTTCTAGGAACCAAGACTTATGCCCAAAATTTGACATTGGTTACAAGTCGGAGGTGTAACTTTCAGATGACGGGAGCTTCAGATTTGGATGACACTATAAGCCAACGAACGTGGATAAAAAACCACGTGCACCAGGAGGGATGGGGTGAAATGTGGTGCGCTTTCCTTGGCTTAGCATCTTCTGTCAACATAGCCTTGTGTGAATGCCCATTATGGTCGGTCCAGCAGCCAAAGTGTGAGTGGGACGTTTGGTGGGAAGATCTCCGGGTGTAACATGCAGCATCTCCACCTCTTTCCAGGGAGCAGTCCAAGAAGTTGAGAGGATCTTGGGAGTTACAGAACAGAACAAGTTAAAAtttgaagaggagaaggaggccTTAAGAGCAGAAACACCCACAAAATAGTTAGTAAACCTTCCTTCTCTTCTCATAGCATCTTCAAATAatccttttgcatttcttttccacAAATCACACTTCATGCACTTTGCCTGTATAGGTGACCGATGGGCTGGcccacaaaacatttatttttcctcagGATAGTTGAGCCTAGGGCTTTAAAAAATATAGTTAGTTTGGCATGACTGTATGCCccttggaagagaaaaaaaagtatctaacacagcgtttctcaaccttggcaactttaagatgtggctggggaattctgggagttgaagtccacacctctgaaagttgccaaggctgagaaacacatcTCTGAACAGAATGAAATTGGTAAGTTCCCTTCCTCCATAACATCCTCTTGGTTATGTGTTTAAGATTTAATACAGATTGTTACAACTCTTAATTCAggcaatttatataaataaatacatagacaaAGAAGCATCTGCTCTCTTTTAGGGCAAAGTAACACTAATTGTTGAAAGTTATTAATTCTTTTAGTAGTAGAAGAAATATTTGAACATTGATTGTTAAGGTATATTTTTATGTCTTCCTGTAGGTTAAAGTCTGTTCTTCATGCTTTGAGTTTCTCACTATACATCTTCAAATTCTTCATCTTTTGAAGTGTTCCACATTTACAGTTGTAAATCTGCAGTTGAATTTTGGATTTTGCAAAACCACATTTAATGAAGATAAGTAGATCTCAGTAGTGACccaggtttttcaaactgttgATATGAGATTAGATTTCTTCTTCGTGGGTTTACGTGAATATTGATTTATTCCTCCAATAAAATGCAATACAtttatattgaaaaaaattattttctagttGTCTTGGATGTGGGGGACCCTTCTAATTTCTAAGATATGGGTACATTAACCTTAACTCCATTTTTCCCTTAAaggaatatctttttaaaatgcaactgtTGCATGGAAAAGCAAGCCGAAGTTTTCCTGTGTTTCAGTGGATGACAATATAGTCTACTCAGAAGTCAGATCCACTGCGTTCAAGGCGCCATATTCCCATACATTTTCCAATGGGATATGTCAATAATCCGTAAGAACTGAAGGAAAATTATGAGGAACGGTCAGCCGAGGGCTTTATGTTCTGTACCAGGTCACATTGCAAACAGTTTCACACTTCACAAATGTTTCTGGAGCTGTTCCATTACTCAAAAAAATGTAAGCATATTTGGAGGTAATTATTGCTATGTTCACCTTCATCCATGAATGTTATGCTGAACTAGATTTAAAACCATTATCCAAGTTTGGAGAAACCTATTCTTcacagtggctgcattcacacaacatacttaactAAGTTAAAGTAGTGTCTGCATATACTAAACatgttgtcagggccagcctcgcttcgcaataagacacagactcacttaatgggtattaaggatttctggtttattgaaaaacgggaacggggtaggtagtgtgggggtgccccttttataccctcctgtattgccccgggcttccccacccctcaatgccccgatccctcttgatgggacccttgatggctgcctgggcgttttccccggtgtcttcttttgtctccctgcgacggttgtgtcctccggggcaccatgtgcgtcttatcttcattcctctgacgtctctcttttcagctgcttatgggtatgagtgcctttgggtgcttgtgttaatccctggtttgattatctccttcctcttttccttaatgatcatgatccacgttgtgaggctctttgtgccttgcaacggtcATGACACatgtttagttttgtttaaaaGTCTAGTGTGTTTGTGAGGCTGGCTGCTTTGGTTGATTTATGATCTAAGGAATTGTGGAAACTCAGACAACAGTTTAATTCAGAAATCAGGCCAAGGGGGTTGTGCGAATCCATTCTAAATATACCCATTCTAAATAATTGGGTGTTATCAGCAAACCTGCCAAAGTTACTGCTACTGTAGCTACTACTACAGTTaatgacagttttaaaaaaattgggcTCTTCCCCTTTGTTGTTTGAACAATTTGCCCTGCTCTTTGCTTCTTGTCCTTaaatctgtgtttttcaaacctggccagctggggaattctgggagttgaagtccacacatcttaaagctcccaagtttgaaaaacactcccTTAAACCAATTGCTGATCTGTAAGATGGAGTCAGGTCCACACCAATCTGGGCAATACCAAGGAAGCTAGAATTACAGAGATTCCAGTAAGATgttttaatgctagtctggggtaCACAATCCAGACCTGCAAAGGAATTGCCCACCTTCGTTTCTAGTGAGTCCATTCAGGCGGAATCTTTTTGATTGATTTGGTGCTGCTTCGGCTTTCTTGTTGCCTGAGCCGAGTTgtcatttatgagataagctgttACCTGACTTGAGTGCCGTCTCTTGCCTGTTTAGGCCAGACAGCCAGGAGGATTGCCTGCCTCTTTGTGAGGACTGGGAGTTGGGAACCCAACATCCTGGGGGTGTCAGGTTATCTTTGCCACAAGAGGCCTGCTAAATTGGAGGGTGTCAGAGAAGGAAAGACAGGCATGAAAATCATACCTAGTTCTCCCCCATAGAATCATGAAGTTGGAAGGGACTGCAAGGATCatgtaattcagtgtttctcaaacttggcatctttaagatgggtggaattctgggagttgaagttcacccatcacaaagttgccaagttcgagaAACAACGATGTAATCCAACTCTCTGCCACATACAGAAAAACCAGTTGAACCATCCATGAGAGGTGTTTAGCAGCTTcttaaaacctccagagatggaaaacTTCTGTAGGTATTCTCTTCCACTGTTGCACAGATCTTACTGCTGGgaactttttccttgtatttaCATTCAAGCTACTTAGCTGCAgcgtatcccccccccccagcccgcACTTAGTGTCTGTGGCCAGTTGTTCAAGAACATCTTCCCTGTGTCTTCCCTTTATGTATCTGGACGGGGCTAGAGATGTTCCCCAGAGGGAACTTCTGAAGTTTTTTCACATCCTCAAGGTCCTGCATCACCTTTGTCACCCTCCTCTGAAGCTTCTCTAACCAGTCAGTGTCCTTCTGGAAACGCGGCGCCCAGAACCCCGCAGAGCATGACGCCAGGTGTGGCCGTTCCCGGGCAGAGCAGAGCAGCCACGATCTCAGCGTCACTGACGCGATGCTCCACCTACCCAGCCCTGGCTTTGCCCTTCTTGCAGCGCTTCTCGCCCGGAAAGGGGAGACTCAACATCCCTCCCCCGGCTGGGTGCGCGGTCCCTGCCCAGGGTCCAGCTGGCGCAGGAGGGCCGAGCGCCCCCGCCCCCAAACGCCCCCGCCCGCGGCAGGTCAGGGAAGGCGCTCGAGCTCCCCGGGCCGCTCTGTGAACTATCGAAAGGTAAACCTGGATCCAAATTTGTTACTACGATTCGTATCAGTGGCTCCTCGCGCGTTCCGGGACAGAAAGCACGGCGCGTTGTGGAGCAGTAGTGGATTAATTAGCCCGGTCTAACCCTACAGCTCGCCGGTCTAAGACTGCTGAGGTTGAAGTATTGCTCGTAATTATCGGCGGGGGCGGGAAGCCCCTTCCAGAGCCTGCGCGGGACCGCGCCCGCCCGTGCGCGCGCAACCTTTCCCCCGAGCGGGTCGTGGCCTCCGCGGGGCGTCCCGGAGCGCGCTGCCTCCGCGGAATCCCTTTGCGGCCGGCCCCAAGGCCAGGGCGCGGCTCACGGCCGGGGAACGGGCAGGAGAGGCGGCGCTCCCCCGCCGCCCCggccgcgcgcgcgcgcgcacgggACGCCCCCGCAGCGGAGGGAGCACGCAGGGCAGCGCAGGCGCCGAGCGGCCGTTGCGGGCCCCGGccgcggcccggcccggcccggcgcaTGGGGCGGCTGCTGCGGGGCGCGGCGCTGGCGCTGGGGCGGCTGCACGCGGGGCTGCTGCGGGGGCTGCTGTGGCCGGCGGGGGCGCCGCCGCGCCCGGCCGCCTCGGAGGTGCTGACGCGCCACCTGCTGCAGCGGCGGCTGCCGCCCTGGACCTCCTTCTGCGTCAAGTACAGCGCGGTGCGCAACGACCAGTTCGGCCTCTCCAGCTTCAACTGGGCGGTGCGCGGCGCCAACTACCGCGTGCTGCGCACCGGCTGCTTCCCCTTCGTCAAGTACCACTGCTCGCGCGGGCCGCGCTGCGACCTGGCCGCGCAGGACGCCCTGCTGGCCGCCCTGAAGCTGCTCAACCTGGGTGAGCGCCGGGCGCGGGGGCCCGGCCCGGCCGCCGGTCCTTCGCGGGGGGCGGCGCGCGCCCCCGAGCAGACGCGCGGCCGTGGGTTGCCCGGCGGGGGGGCTCGGGCCGGGGCAGTGGGGAGGGGCGCGAGATTCCCGGCTTCGGCCTGCGCTTGGGCGAGATTCGGGGTCGCCGGATAAGGGGGGCGGCGCTGGGCGGGAGGTCCCCGCGTTGACCGTTGCTGCTGCTTCGCTTTGCCTCAAGCGGGGGCTTCAACTTCGCGGGGAGCCCTGAGGGCTCTGCCCGCCGATCGCCGCGGCGTGGCCCCCGGTGGCGTGGGGCAGGCGAGGCGAGGAAACCAACCCGCGGCAGGGGAAGCGGGGAGGATCGCCGCTGCCTCGCCGCCCGGTTGCGGGCGGTGCCGCTTCTCCCCGGGGCTGCTCCAGCTTGAAACGTCCTGGAAACGCCCCCCGCCCGGTCGCCGCGGCCTGTTTTACGTGTTCTCGTTCCGCCGCGCGGCCCGTGCGGATGGCAGGGAGCGGCCGGGGCCGGGCGAGGTCGCACCGCCTCCCTCTGCAAGACGGAGCCAGGGGCTGTTCCTGGCCGTCGTTCGCACCGAACCTTTCCGGACTGAGGTCTTTCCTCTACAAAGTgagcccccctccccatttgtTTAATGGGGATACATGGCTGGCTGAGCTCACATCAGATGCCCAGCCACAAACAAAACATAATTTAGCCTAACGTTGCTGGTGAACCCAGCTGGGGCCTTCGCActtcttttctcttgctttttctgctgtttttgttttctgcttatTAGTAGAGCTGTTGTTCATGAGAGCCATGTGACCCTTACCTTATTTCTCTTTGCAATAGGTATCCCAACATTATTGTACGGAATTAGCTCTTGGTGTTTTGCCAGCGTCACAGAGACTGTTCACACGTGCTGTGGTCCGGTCACTATTTACTTCCTGAATAAAGAAGACGAAGGTGCCATGTACTAATCCTTGGTTCCAAGAATGATTACTGTGGTAAATTACTATAGAAAAGCATATTTCCCCAGCCTTTTGCTGTGTCAACATTCTTTTGCAAATAGTATGTGTGGTTTTTCAAGACACGTCCCTGTTCTTCAGtaacattttgcttttctttgaatCTGGAAAACAAGTTAAGTACACATTGCTGTATGATGCACATACGCAAACTAAACAAAACTCTGGGAAATTACTTGAATTAACTTCTTACATCCAAAACCGATGTTTGCCTCTTAATGAAAATACGGACCTTTTACAATCTTACCCAATTATCCAATGCTTCAGCACAATCTAAAAGTAATAGCTTTTCTCGTAATGAATGGGTTTTTAATATATAACACTGATGTTCAAAACTGTGGTTCAGTCCTCTCTGATAAATAGAAGTGGTTTCTGTCAAAATCCAGagatttgcgggggggggggggaaagggtcTTAATTTCAGAGCTTTGTGTGTGGAGATTGGACACTATTAATCTGTAAATGGTTTGTGGGTCTTGTCCCTGCAGCCAGATAGAGGGGTTGTGATCCAGCCAAAATTAAGCACCTATTCAGTCCCATTGCGTTCAATGGGAGAGATTTAAGTATGTGCTTTACTATTTGACTCAATGAGATTTAGAAGTAATTAACTTATGTTTTGAGTTTGTCATGTACTTAATGTAGAAAATTATACTCAAGCACTTTCAAACTCTGTTGACTTCTAAACAGTTCCTGGTAAAGTGTCGCAGAACCATTAGTTATGCAGACAGATCTAAGAATGTgtataaaatgtgtttgttttaaattatttcagcaaGTTATTTTCATCAGGGACATTTgctgtaaaacaaaatataattt containing:
- the C13H15orf61 gene encoding uncharacterized protein C15orf61 homolog; the protein is MGRLLRGAALALGRLHAGLLRGLLWPAGAPPRPAASEVLTRHLLQRRLPPWTSFCVKYSAVRNDQFGLSSFNWAVRGANYRVLRTGCFPFVKYHCSRGPRCDLAAQDALLAALKLLNLGIPTLLYGISSWCFASVTETVHTCCGPVTIYFLNKEDEGAMY